The window CTTTAAACCGACATTTGTACTCCCATAAGGTCGATTTAAGCCCGTCACAGAGCCTTAAAATCGACCTCTAAAGAACTAATAAATATTTATTAAATATTATATAAAAAAGCAAGCCCCTCAAAAAACAACAAAATCTAGGACGAAAAGATCAAAAAAGAAACCTTGCTGCGCAAGCTAAACCCATCTTAAAGATCAAGCCCTTCAGCAAGGAAACTTTAAGTGGTTTCTTATCCAAAAGCTTCAGGGAGTCTTTTTATCTTGAAGTAAGGAGCTCATTTGTTAAGTGCTCGCTATCGCTCGTGCAGGGCAAGCCCTACATACCCAAAATCTAAAAATGAGACTTAATTATATTTAAACAGCCCTTATTTCTTAAAATAAGGGCTGTTTACGCATTTTAAGGACAAACCAAAGTAAATCTACCTACAGTCTTATTAAAACTGCCTATAAGGCTTTTTTGACGTTTAAAACGATTTAAAACGTGTAGTAAAGACCAACAATTATTGTTATTGTAAAATCGACAAACAATACAAACTAATTAAGGTGGAGAATACTTATGGATTTGTTATTTGAAAATCAAACTCAAACGACTAAAAAATTATTGGAGGAGTTCTCAAAAGAAGCTTACTACGCATTTAACAAAAAAACTCGAATGATATGTTTAATAATGCTGGTTGTAGAAACATTTGCTTTCGTACTGAGGTTTGTTTCTTCTGGTTTTAATTTTTCTATGCAACTCTTCTTTCTTCTCTTTTTAGCTGGTTTCTTTTTATTTTTTTATTTCAAAGGCTATATTTTTAAGTTACAAGAAAATCTAAAAAATTTAGAAAGTATTCATGGAGAACTACCGCATGCTATAAATAAATTCTATGAAGTCAATATTGAAACTATCACTGATCACAGTAATTTAACTTTCGAATACAATAAAATTACTAATGTTTTAGAAACAGAAAACTTATTTATCATAATGATTGGGAAACAAGGGGTATATCTTTCAAAAAAAGGTTTTACGGTTGGTAATTTTTCTGATTTTAAAAATTTTATAGAAAATAAAATGAATTCTAAAAATTAGAGATAAATCTAAAAAATATTGTCACTAACTTTCGATAAAAAATCTACAATTTTTTTAAAATCTTTAGTATCTCTAATTCCTTTTTTTAGTAAAAGGGCGCACTTATACATCATTCTACGAATGATGTGTGCTAAGATCAAAAACCCAAACAAAACCCTCTCCCCTTTAAGCCTTTCAGCTTGCTGGGGAGAGGGTTTAAAAAATGTGAAAAAGAAATAAAAAAATAGACATTACTTATCATTTTCTCCACGTTTTTTCTTCCAATTAGCTCTTCGTTCAGCTAATTTTTTATCCAAGATTTCTTGATCTTCAGGAGATATATTTTCAATTTTTGGAGGTTGATAATCGTCTCTTGCCCATTCAGGTAATGTTTCAGTTCTTATCGTTTTTTTAGACTTAGAATACTTATTTTTGTCCCAAGAAGTAGTTTTTTCTGGAGTCCATGTAAATTCATAAGCAACAATAGGATTCCCACGTTGTCTAGTCTTTATTGCTTTCACTTTGAGCGCTTTGAAATATTCAGAAA of the Marinilactibacillus sp. Marseille-P9653 genome contains:
- a CDS encoding YcxB family protein translates to MDLLFENQTQTTKKLLEEFSKEAYYAFNKKTRMICLIMLVVETFAFVLRFVSSGFNFSMQLFFLLFLAGFFLFFYFKGYIFKLQENLKNLESIHGELPHAINKFYEVNIETITDHSNLTFEYNKITNVLETENLFIIMIGKQGVYLSKKGFTVGNFSDFKNFIENKMNSKN